The following proteins are co-located in the Echinicola sp. 20G genome:
- a CDS encoding serine O-acetyltransferase, giving the protein MICSKKDLHRFIVNDANSMGININSKFSALKSNILNPRWKFIKLLRTCEYYSNNKNSFINALWYQIYLFRYKRLGLKLGFSIPLNVFDEGLSLPHYGTIIVSKNAKIGKNCRVHACVNIGASGGDPRAPQIGDNVYIGPGAKLFGNISIEEGCTIGANAVVNKSVEIPNSIIGGVPAKVLKISSGNWWEKNGLTLKSVENENMVLVN; this is encoded by the coding sequence ATGATCTGTTCTAAAAAAGATTTACATCGATTTATTGTTAACGATGCTAACTCAATGGGGATTAATATTAATTCTAAATTTTCTGCGTTAAAATCCAATATTCTTAACCCAAGGTGGAAATTTATTAAACTTTTAAGAACCTGCGAGTATTATTCAAATAACAAAAATTCTTTCATTAACGCATTATGGTATCAGATTTACTTATTCAGGTATAAAAGACTAGGCTTGAAATTGGGATTTTCTATTCCGCTCAATGTTTTTGATGAGGGATTGTCTTTGCCTCATTATGGAACGATTATAGTAAGCAAGAATGCAAAAATAGGAAAGAATTGTCGAGTCCATGCATGTGTGAACATCGGTGCTAGTGGTGGAGATCCTAGAGCTCCTCAAATAGGTGATAATGTGTATATTGGTCCCGGAGCAAAACTGTTTGGTAATATAAGTATTGAAGAAGGTTGCACTATAGGAGCAAATGCTGTGGTCAACAAGTCTGTTGAGATTCCCAATAGTATTATTGGAGGAGTTCCAGCAAAAGTCTTAAAGATTTCATCAGGAAATTGGTGGGAAAAAAATGGACTTACTCTCAAGAGTGTTGAAAATGAAAATATGGTGCTAGTAAATTAG
- a CDS encoding cytochrome c: protein MIKLGIFSCFIFSYLGWTAFYFQDQDEALKASIKRGQEVYQDYCISCHLANGEGVDGTFPPLAKSDFLLKKREESIRAVKYGMNGEIIVNKKTYNSTMTNLGLYDDEVADIMNYILNSWGNKSKKMVTEEEVKAVSKEEEKSS, encoded by the coding sequence ATGATCAAATTAGGAATTTTCTCCTGTTTCATATTTTCTTATTTGGGTTGGACAGCTTTTTACTTTCAGGATCAAGATGAAGCACTTAAAGCCAGTATTAAAAGAGGCCAAGAAGTTTATCAAGACTATTGTATTTCATGCCATCTGGCCAATGGAGAAGGAGTGGACGGAACCTTTCCTCCTTTAGCAAAATCTGATTTTCTTTTAAAGAAGCGGGAAGAAAGCATCAGGGCTGTCAAATATGGAATGAATGGGGAAATAATAGTAAATAAAAAAACTTATAATAGTACCATGACCAACCTCGGTCTTTATGATGATGAAGTAGCCGATATAATGAATTATATTCTTAACAGTTGGGGAAATAAATCCAAAAAAATGGTAACAGAAGAAGAAGTAAAAGCTGTTTCCAAAGAGGAGGAAAAGAGTAGTTAA
- a CDS encoding PQQ-dependent sugar dehydrogenase, producing MKFNFKTHFKHLAPAVMIVMIAGSACAQDNRPGIMENTPEISDDQKNYTVETIVDGLENPWGMAFLPDGGILITEKKGELIYAKDGQKTIVEGAPEVVSRGQGGLLDIVLHPDFETNGWLYMTFASGEGEEEGANTAIMRAKFDGKSLTDQELLYKASPNTKKGQHFGSRIAFDNDGYLYFSAGERGERDVNPQDITRDNGKVYRINDDGSIPSDNPFVNDEDAKKAIYSYGHRNPQGMMFHPEFNEIWVNEHGPQGGDEINVVKKGANYGWPVVSYGINYDNSILTDDTGKEGMEQPLYYWVPSIAPSGMAVVPGEIYPEWSGNILVGSLKFQYLEMLTLENKKVVARTKLLDGMGRLRNVKVGPDNYIYAGVEGKGIVKIIPKN from the coding sequence ATGAAATTCAATTTCAAAACACATTTTAAACATCTAGCTCCAGCTGTTATGATCGTCATGATTGCAGGCTCAGCCTGTGCCCAAGATAATCGACCTGGAATCATGGAAAACACTCCTGAGATAAGTGATGACCAAAAAAATTACACTGTTGAAACGATAGTTGATGGACTGGAAAACCCTTGGGGAATGGCTTTTTTACCAGATGGAGGAATCTTGATTACCGAAAAAAAAGGTGAGCTGATTTATGCCAAAGATGGACAAAAAACAATTGTAGAGGGCGCTCCTGAAGTTGTTTCGAGAGGACAAGGTGGTTTATTGGACATTGTCCTTCACCCCGATTTTGAAACTAATGGCTGGTTATATATGACTTTTGCATCTGGGGAAGGTGAAGAGGAAGGTGCCAACACTGCTATTATGAGAGCAAAATTTGATGGTAAGAGTCTTACTGACCAAGAGCTACTGTACAAAGCTTCTCCAAACACAAAAAAAGGCCAGCACTTTGGATCAAGAATCGCTTTTGATAATGATGGCTACCTCTATTTTTCCGCCGGAGAAAGGGGAGAAAGAGATGTAAATCCTCAGGATATCACCAGAGATAATGGCAAAGTATATAGAATTAATGATGACGGTAGTATTCCTTCAGACAATCCTTTTGTCAATGATGAGGATGCCAAAAAAGCCATTTACTCTTATGGACATAGGAATCCTCAAGGCATGATGTTTCACCCGGAGTTCAATGAAATTTGGGTAAACGAGCATGGTCCGCAGGGCGGAGATGAAATCAATGTGGTGAAGAAAGGAGCCAATTATGGCTGGCCAGTTGTTTCTTATGGTATCAACTATGACAATTCTATTTTGACAGATGATACCGGTAAAGAAGGTATGGAACAACCGCTATATTACTGGGTTCCCTCTATTGCTCCTTCAGGAATGGCTGTTGTACCTGGTGAAATCTACCCAGAATGGTCAGGTAATATCTTGGTGGGATCTTTGAAGTTCCAGTACCTGGAAATGCTCACTTTGGAAAACAAAAAGGTAGTCGCAAGGACAAAACTTTTAGATGGTATGGGCAGGTTGAGAAATGTCAAGGTCGGTCCAGACAACTATATTTATGCAGGAGTTGAAGGAAAAGGAATTGTTAAAATTATCCCTAAAAATTAA
- a CDS encoding TonB-dependent receptor: protein MKYLNQLSIVLLLLFISQSTAFGQSNCNFSVRGKVVDTESNEAIEGAYIWIKELEKGAITNPNGNFNFENICEGHYIITVEFLGYSPQTVQLNVHENVNLTIRITPKEYLIDGVEIVGHKDAVSTLNNISNIGKAILDENRGKNLGETLKDLPGVTTFTTGANISKPVIHGMHSNRIMILNNGVRQEGQQWGGEHAPEIDPFMAEDISVVKGAETVRFGPEAMGGVILVTPPKLPVSGGLKGAANLIGATNGQSGAGSISLEGGIKKLQGFGYRVQASSRVGGNIKSPNYYQDNTGMRELNFSGALGYNTKTLGMELFYSRFSTEIGILSDSHTGNSSDLDDLIENGRPFSDKGFSYSIENPRQKVNHQLFKAKGHYHLNNDGVVNFSYAFQKNNRQEFDKRRGSLNDHAALDLELFTNTFDVSYEHPTFKKWDGTFGINVLQQANNNVPGTGVTPLIPNYDLVNLGAYATEKYINGPFEFEAGARYDFRYVDAARYNQSGELEERDFTFKNFTASLGAAYSFNNYWMITSNIGSAWRPPNINEQFSQGLHHGAAAVEIGNPDFVSEQAIKWVNTLNFTKDKLSAELTGYYHKINNYIYLNPTGEQYVSLRGTFNVYEYLQTDASFWGIDLSTNYELLPTLSWYIKGSIIRAKNLIDHNYLPFIPADQIETGLNYQKEQFGKLTLSNLSVFKQRREPDFDLAPAPPGYNLWNISYNRTIFSATSSSLKGGLSVNNIFNTEYKNYMNRFRYFSHEMGRNISLRLKYEF, encoded by the coding sequence ATGAAATACCTAAATCAACTTAGCATAGTATTGTTATTGCTTTTTATCTCACAAAGCACAGCTTTTGGTCAAAGTAACTGCAATTTTAGCGTTAGAGGGAAGGTAGTGGACACTGAAAGCAATGAAGCTATTGAAGGAGCATATATATGGATCAAGGAGCTAGAAAAAGGGGCTATTACCAATCCTAATGGAAATTTTAACTTCGAAAACATTTGTGAAGGACACTACATTATTACGGTAGAATTTTTAGGTTACAGTCCCCAAACAGTACAGTTAAATGTCCATGAAAATGTAAATCTGACCATAAGAATAACGCCAAAGGAATATTTGATTGATGGTGTTGAAATCGTAGGGCACAAAGATGCGGTAAGCACACTTAACAATATCAGTAATATTGGGAAAGCCATTTTGGATGAAAATCGTGGTAAAAATCTTGGAGAGACCCTTAAAGACCTACCTGGAGTCACCACCTTCACCACAGGCGCCAATATCTCAAAGCCAGTAATTCATGGTATGCACAGTAATAGAATCATGATTCTAAACAATGGGGTAAGGCAAGAAGGACAGCAATGGGGAGGCGAACATGCCCCTGAAATAGATCCTTTTATGGCTGAAGACATATCTGTGGTAAAGGGAGCTGAAACAGTCCGTTTTGGACCGGAAGCTATGGGAGGAGTAATATTAGTTACACCACCAAAACTGCCCGTAAGTGGTGGGTTAAAAGGCGCTGCCAATTTGATTGGAGCGACAAATGGCCAATCAGGAGCTGGCTCCATAAGTTTAGAAGGAGGTATCAAAAAACTACAAGGGTTTGGTTACAGAGTACAAGCTTCTTCAAGAGTAGGCGGTAATATCAAAAGCCCTAATTACTATCAAGACAATACAGGTATGAGAGAGCTCAATTTCTCCGGAGCCCTAGGTTACAACACTAAAACTTTGGGCATGGAGTTATTCTATAGCCGCTTTTCTACTGAAATTGGAATTCTGAGTGATTCTCACACTGGTAATTCGAGTGATCTAGATGACCTGATAGAAAACGGAAGGCCTTTTTCTGATAAGGGATTCTCATACTCCATTGAAAATCCAAGACAAAAAGTAAATCATCAATTATTCAAAGCCAAAGGCCACTACCATTTGAATAATGATGGAGTGGTCAATTTCAGTTATGCTTTTCAGAAAAACAACAGACAAGAGTTTGATAAAAGAAGGGGAAGTTTAAATGATCATGCAGCATTGGATTTGGAGTTATTTACCAACACCTTTGACGTATCCTATGAGCACCCGACTTTCAAAAAATGGGATGGAACATTCGGAATCAATGTTCTCCAACAAGCCAACAACAACGTTCCTGGCACTGGAGTCACGCCACTTATCCCCAATTACGATCTCGTTAATTTAGGAGCTTATGCCACAGAAAAATATATCAACGGTCCTTTTGAATTTGAAGCTGGAGCAAGGTATGATTTTCGGTATGTAGATGCCGCCCGATACAATCAATCAGGAGAGTTGGAAGAAAGGGATTTTACTTTCAAAAACTTCACGGCTTCATTGGGTGCTGCATATAGCTTTAATAATTATTGGATGATTACGTCCAATATTGGCTCAGCATGGAGGCCTCCAAATATCAATGAGCAATTTAGTCAAGGACTTCATCATGGTGCTGCCGCAGTAGAAATAGGCAATCCAGATTTTGTCAGTGAGCAGGCCATCAAATGGGTTAATACCTTGAATTTCACAAAGGACAAGCTCAGTGCAGAATTGACAGGTTATTACCATAAAATCAACAATTACATCTACCTAAACCCTACCGGAGAACAATATGTCTCCCTTCGTGGCACGTTTAATGTATATGAATACCTACAGACCGATGCTTCTTTTTGGGGCATTGACCTGAGCACCAATTACGAGCTTCTTCCAACTCTTTCTTGGTACATTAAGGGAAGTATAATCCGTGCCAAAAACCTGATTGACCATAATTACCTTCCCTTTATCCCTGCGGATCAAATAGAAACTGGCTTAAATTATCAAAAAGAACAATTTGGCAAATTAACACTAAGTAACTTATCCGTCTTCAAACAAAGGCGAGAACCGGATTTTGATCTTGCCCCAGCTCCTCCAGGCTATAACCTATGGAATATCAGCTATAACAGAACCATATTTTCCGCAACATCAAGTAGCTTAAAAGGAGGACTTTCTGTTAACAACATCTTTAATACAGAATATAAAAATTACATGAATCGCTTTAGGTATTTCTCCCACGAAATGGGAAGGAATATAAGTCTAAGGCTGAAATACGAATTTTAA
- a CDS encoding outer membrane beta-barrel protein — protein sequence MRKLYSFLFFTMLLQSNLFGQEMLKGKIVDKISEETLPGAYIFIKNSQDETLANAFTDENGNFSIQNPEVSSFILEVSFIGYQTLSKNYSNLSSNNLGVIAIEEDATQLQEVEVTGQVMTGEVKGDTISFNANAYKTRSQASAGELIRKMPGVVMRGGTIEVQGETVGRVLVDGEPFFGDDPAMAMQNLPVEVIDKIEFLDQKSDQARLTGFDDGETIKTINIITKKDKRGGKFGQLFAGYGTDDNYLVGGAVHFFEGTQRLSLLGLSNNINQQNFSADDLTGAFGSGNDRGWGRRDSDDLTVRERPGITKTNSIGTNFTDKFDGGKAKFSGNYFFNDSKNTLRRTSTREYILPSDSLQFYDENVQNQNNSQTHRMTMKLEYDITERHAIIWRPRFSYEKGNSLNKLVARNLYDRSTPISETVNLTNSENEALRIDNDFTYRFKFDRPGRTISTSIETGYRDNNSESLLLSANRNYQSNNLDSLIQRTITNNDRFEYEAEIEYTEPIGEHTQLRLEYEFGNDNSKNLQDVSQREMESTIFERDTTLSNEFKNGYNRQELSLGLRHNTETLRIFTALNYEVAKLNSDRLFPGYENTKRTFKNFVPRMFIDYEPDKSTSIRLGYRADTDAPSVRQLQDVIDNSNPLQISMGNPELEQEYEHRIFSRIKKINLENSKSFFMWLSAGVRKNFMGTSTYIATKDTLIQDDVLLRQGGQLSRPVNLENAWNANTSISFGFPLGFMKSNLNLDTRLNYSNQPGLINDQLNTNHSLGMGQGLGISSNVSEKLDFNLSTSANYNIVRSTLQKDRDSNYYSQSTRLDLYWNFWKGFFFSTNVNNQFYIGLGEEYDQSIWLMNADFGYRFPPSQNLELKMTVFDLLNQNTSINRNVTDVYIENERTEVLRQFFMVTLTYNLRAFGGSKPQYD from the coding sequence ATGCGAAAGCTATATTCTTTTCTATTTTTTACGATGTTACTTCAGAGCAATCTATTTGGACAAGAAATGCTCAAGGGTAAAATTGTAGACAAAATTTCAGAGGAGACGCTTCCAGGTGCTTACATTTTTATTAAAAATAGTCAAGATGAAACCCTTGCTAATGCTTTTACAGACGAGAATGGAAACTTCAGCATCCAAAACCCTGAAGTCTCATCCTTTATACTAGAGGTAAGTTTTATAGGCTATCAAACCTTGAGTAAAAACTACAGCAATCTCTCTTCCAATAACCTTGGCGTCATTGCAATCGAAGAAGATGCAACTCAGCTTCAGGAGGTGGAAGTGACCGGGCAAGTCATGACAGGTGAAGTAAAAGGAGATACCATTTCTTTCAATGCCAATGCCTACAAAACAAGATCACAAGCCAGTGCAGGAGAACTCATCAGGAAGATGCCCGGAGTGGTTATGAGAGGAGGTACCATTGAAGTGCAAGGAGAAACTGTTGGACGAGTATTAGTAGATGGAGAACCTTTCTTTGGTGATGATCCAGCCATGGCTATGCAAAACCTTCCTGTTGAGGTCATTGATAAAATCGAATTTTTGGACCAAAAAAGTGATCAGGCAAGATTGACAGGCTTTGATGATGGGGAAACCATTAAGACCATCAATATCATTACAAAAAAGGATAAAAGAGGAGGAAAATTCGGTCAATTATTTGCCGGATATGGTACCGATGACAACTATCTAGTAGGAGGCGCCGTTCACTTTTTTGAAGGAACCCAACGGCTGTCCTTACTTGGCTTGAGCAACAACATCAACCAACAAAATTTTTCTGCTGATGATTTAACAGGCGCATTCGGGTCTGGAAATGACCGTGGTTGGGGACGAAGGGATAGTGATGACCTGACCGTCAGGGAACGTCCAGGTATCACAAAAACCAACTCTATTGGAACAAATTTTACAGATAAATTTGATGGAGGTAAGGCTAAATTCTCAGGGAACTATTTTTTCAACGATAGCAAAAACACCCTAAGAAGAACCTCTACAAGAGAATACATTCTTCCAAGTGATAGCCTTCAATTCTATGACGAAAACGTGCAAAACCAAAACAATAGCCAAACGCACAGGATGACTATGAAATTGGAGTATGATATCACTGAAAGACATGCTATTATCTGGCGACCAAGGTTTTCTTATGAAAAGGGCAACTCATTGAACAAGTTGGTTGCTAGAAACCTCTATGATAGAAGTACTCCTATTAGTGAAACAGTGAACCTTACTAATTCCGAAAATGAGGCTTTAAGAATTGATAACGACTTCACCTATCGGTTTAAATTTGACAGACCTGGACGTACCATATCTACCTCTATTGAAACGGGCTATCGGGACAATAATAGTGAATCACTACTTCTTTCTGCTAATCGGAACTATCAGTCCAACAACTTGGATAGTTTGATCCAGAGAACCATTACCAACAACGATCGTTTCGAATACGAAGCAGAAATTGAATATACAGAACCAATTGGGGAACACACCCAGTTAAGATTGGAGTACGAATTTGGTAATGACAACAGTAAAAACCTGCAAGATGTTTCCCAAAGAGAAATGGAGTCTACCATTTTTGAAAGAGACACCACTTTGAGTAATGAATTTAAGAACGGGTACAATCGTCAAGAGCTAAGTCTAGGCTTACGTCACAATACAGAAACACTCAGGATTTTCACTGCGTTGAACTATGAAGTAGCCAAGCTAAACAGTGACCGGCTTTTTCCTGGCTATGAAAATACGAAGAGAACCTTCAAAAACTTTGTCCCAAGAATGTTTATTGATTATGAACCGGATAAATCCACCAGTATCCGACTTGGCTATAGAGCAGACACAGATGCTCCTTCGGTTCGTCAATTGCAAGACGTCATTGACAACAGCAACCCTCTCCAAATTTCAATGGGTAACCCTGAACTGGAGCAAGAATATGAGCATAGAATTTTCTCTAGAATCAAAAAAATCAACTTAGAGAATTCTAAGTCTTTCTTTATGTGGCTATCAGCGGGGGTTCGTAAAAATTTCATGGGAACCAGTACTTACATTGCCACTAAAGACACCTTAATTCAAGACGATGTGTTACTCAGACAAGGTGGGCAGTTAAGCCGACCTGTCAACCTCGAAAATGCGTGGAATGCAAATACAAGCATATCATTTGGATTCCCTCTTGGATTTATGAAAAGCAACTTGAACTTGGACACCAGATTGAATTACTCAAATCAACCTGGTCTAATCAATGATCAATTGAATACCAACCATAGTTTGGGAATGGGGCAAGGCTTGGGTATTTCTAGTAATGTAAGTGAAAAACTTGATTTCAACTTAAGCACCAGTGCCAATTACAATATTGTGAGGAGCACCCTTCAGAAGGATAGAGATAGCAATTATTATTCACAGAGCACCAGGCTTGACCTTTATTGGAATTTCTGGAAAGGTTTCTTCTTCAGCACCAATGTGAACAATCAGTTTTACATAGGACTAGGTGAAGAATATGACCAGTCCATTTGGTTAATGAATGCCGATTTTGGCTACCGATTCCCTCCTTCCCAAAACCTTGAGCTAAAAATGACAGTTTTTGACTTATTGAACCAAAACACCAGTATCAATAGAAATGTCACTGATGTATATATCGAAAATGAAAGAACTGAAGTGCTGAGACAGTTTTTCATGGTTACCTTAACCTACAATTTAAGAGCATTTGGTGGAAGCAAACCACAATATGATTAA